The following is a genomic window from Moorella sp. Hama-1.
GCCAGAGGATGCTCTCGTAATGTTCCCGGGGTTGATATTTAAAGGTCGGATCCTGGCCTACGGCACGCTGGTATTTTGGCCGGATCTCCGCCGGGTTGGCCCACCCCAGGTGTTTGATCCGCAGGTCGCTCTCCAGATAGGGCAGGTGGCGGTAGGCCAGGGGCAGGCGGCCGCAGTGAAAGGTCTGGGCCGGCCAGGCCGCCGGCAGATGGGGTTGGTACTTGACCAGGTAGATGGAGAAATTCCTGAACCAGGGATTCCACAGGCCGTCCACGCGGTAATATTCCTCGCCACCCCAGCAGTCAAAGAGGCGGAAGGCGACGGCTGGAAAAAGCTCCTGCCGCAAAAGGTAAGGTAGCTCCCGGGTCGCCCGGTCTTCCAGCAACTCGTCGGCATCAAGGGCTAGAATCCATTCGGGCCTGGTAGCAACGGTATAATACCAGAGCTCCTGCCGCAACCGGGATTCATCGATCAGAAAAAGGGATGTTTCCCGGCGGTGGAGTTTAACCGCCGGGAAGCTCAAACATATATCGGGGGTGGCGTCGCTAGACGCATCGTCTAAAATGATAATTTCGTCCACGTAACCGCTCATAGCCCGCAGGCAGCGCTCCAGGTAGCGGTTGGCTTCGTTGCGGACGATCATCATGGCGGTAAGTTTGGGCATAACCCGAGTGTCTCCCCTTGCTCTTCCGTAGATAGGTTTTTGGCAGAAATAGTTACAAGCAGCCGCTGGGGTGAGGCAGGTTCCTTCAAGCGCTGGTTGCGCCTTATACTTGTGTCGAACTCGGCCGGCTTCGGGCGCGGCCGCAACTCGGCCTCCGGCCTCAAACAGGGTGGCCGCCCTTCTCCTCAGCCAACCTTGTTCTTCTGTACTAAGCGCAAAGGCGCCCTCCGGGAACCTGCCTCACTCCCTACATTGCCCTCACATTACGATACGATCCCTCTCCCGTTCACCGCCGTGAAGCTTTCGGCTTCGCACTAAGTTTGCTAACGCCTCGACCCAGTCGCCCCCACCTTGTACCCTCCAGCCCCTTGTTTAAGCCTACACTTCATAGTTCACTGGGTCGGGCGTTAGCCCCCGTGAGGGTCTTCTCCAGGGGATAAACCTTGCTGATAAACTGGCGCCAGCGGGCTTCCCAGAGTTTCCGGTCAAAAACCCGGGCAGTAGCCGCGGCGTTGTTACCCAGGCGGGTACGTTCCCCCGGGTGTTCGATTAAAAAGCGCAGGGCCTGGGTCAGGTATTCCCCGGTGGGATGGATGAGCAGGCCATTATAATTGTCGATTATGAGGTTAGTCAGGCCGCCGACATTGGTGGCGATGATGGCTTTGCCCATGGCCATGGCTTCCAGGCAGGAGAAACTGGTGCCCTCGGAAAAAATAGTCGGAATAACGACTATGTCCGCATCAGCGTAAACGCCGGGCATAACGTCAAAATCGGGGTGGCAGTAAAGAAGGCGCTCGTTGTGGGCCTCCCCTTGCCGCCAGGCGTGAAAGGACTCCAGGTAGCGCGGGGTATTGGTGTCGATGGCGAACTGGAATTCCAATTCGGGGTAGGCAGCCAGTAAAGACGGGATAACTGCCTGCAAAAGGGTAAAACCCCTCTCCCGGGACAGGCGGCGCGGGTACAGGACACGTATGCGCTTTCCGCCCCTCCCCTCCCGGGGGTAAAAACGCTCCCGGTCGACAAAGTTAGGGACCACCTGGATTTTACGGTCGGCCAGGTTGGGGTAGATGGCCCGGGCGACATTCAGGAAATTATAGTCGCAGGATATTATCACGCGGGCCTGGGCCAGGGCGGCGGCGACGAATCCTTCATAGTAAGCCCTGGCCTGGGCGGGACTAAACCCGGGGTGTTCCCACCAGACACCGTGGGAGATGCAGATAGAGCCGGGGCGATAATAGACCTGCTGCAGGATGGAAGAGTATAACACCCGCCCAGTGACGGACTTCTCCATACGCTCAACGGTAGCGTTTAAGCGGCGCGGATCGGCCTGATAGCCATATACCGGCCACCCCAGGTAGGTGGTCTGGAAATCCTGGTGCGCGTTCTGGTGAAAGGATACCTTGTAGCCCATATCGGTCAGCAGTTCGGCCAGGGCGCGGATATACCTTTCCAGGCCACCAATTACCGGTTTTCGGCCTTCCCAGTCTAACAGGTTGGGAGTGAAAATTGCTATCTCCCTAGACAAAAGCAACCAGTCCCCCTGGTTTTATTTAGTAGCTCTACTATTTTATGCTTTACCGCCCGTACAGGTGATTAAATAACCGTACTGCCCCCGCCCAGTCCTCTCCGCCGGCGGCAACTTCTCCGCCTCGACAGATGATCAAAAAAACCCGGCCCTACTGTATTGGCCAGGGTTAGATATTTTCTTCGTCCGGGGGATCGTGTAGGCGTACCTCTGTTTTTTTGTAGAGCCACCCATGGGTACTAACGCCTCCGCCGCCGAACTATGAAAATATTGGTTGAGGCAAGGGGATGGAGGTTCAGCGGAGGGCGACTTAGTTCGAGGCGTAAGCAAACTCAGCGACGACTAAAATACGAGATACGCGACGACAGCTACTGCCAGGAGGGCCGCCTCCGGGCCGGCCATCAACCTGAGGACCCGGCGCAGGTCGGCCTTAAAATAGTCCACCGTAAGGGCCAGACAGAGGTGCATGGGCGTAAGCATATTACCGGCAAAACCGGTAACAAAAACGAAGACCGTCAGGGGGATGCTCATCTGCCCGCCAACAGCAGCCATCACAATAGGAAAGGCAATCCCGATGTAGGCTACCGTCAGACCGGTGAGCATCCCTACCAGGAAACTAATCAGGCCAAAAATTACAAAGTCGGGCACCGGCAGCAGGGCCAGCAACTGGGGCAGGCCGTCTACCGACCGGGTATCCACCAGCACCTGTTTAAAAAGCATGACCACCCATACCAGCAGGAGGGTTTTTACGGCCAGGGCCTCCCGGCAGAGGCGCCAGAGCCTGGCCGGGGTATAGCGGTGCCGCAGCAGCAGGATCAGGAGTACCGATCCCACCGCCAAGCCGACCTTTACTTGAAAAAACAACACCAGGGACACCACGACCAGGACTGGCAGGATGCTCCCCAGGAGCTCCGCTACCAGGGCACGGCGAGGGGCCGGTTGGTTTTCTTCCCTGTTGCTGGCCCTGGCGCCGTTGTCTTCCCCAGGGTCATTGCCTTCCCTTGTGCCCTTGTTCTCTTCAACCGTCTCGATCTTTACCCGCCGCAGGGCCGGTATCCCCAGCAAAACGACTATCAAACCATAGGGCGCCAGGGCGGCGATAAGACGCGGCAGGGGCAGACCGCTCAAATGAGAAGCCAGGAGTACCCCCGGGTAAAGGGGCAGGAAATATTCCCAGATATGACGGTAATAGAAGTTGATAAAGCTCTTCTCCTCAGCGGCCATGGTCGAGCTAGCCGCCCGCCCCACCAGGGGGGCAGAAAAGAGGGCCCCTCCGGCCGAAGGCATCAGGCCGATAAAGGCCGGCAACAGGGCCATCACCACCCGCGGGCTGTGAATAAGCCCCCGCAGGCTCTTTAACATCCTCTCCAGGTAACCCTGCTGACCCAGGAGGTGTTCAAAAAGCATGATCAGGGCCAGGATGAGTTCCAGTTCCAGGGTAGCCGGGTCCCTGGTAGCCCGCCAGGCCATGCCCAGAAAATCCTTGGGACCGGCATGGTAAAGGGCGGCCAGGAGGAGGGAACCGCCCAGCATAACCGGGCCTAGTGGAGCCCGCCGCCCCAGGAAAATCATGATTAGCCCAAAAACAGCTAATAACTTTAGCCCGTCCAACAGTTTCCCCTTCTCTACCGTTATCCGTTATCATTTATAAAAACATGCCCAGGCAGGAGTCAATGGGTAAAACAGCGTAGCAACATTTTGCCGGGGTTGAGGATATTGCCGGGGTCCAGGATTCTTTTGATGCTCTCCATAACCGCCAGGCCGTCGTCACCCAGCTCCGCCTTGAAAAAAGGGGCTTTTAACAGGCCGATGCCGTGCTCGCCCGAAAGGGTTCCCCCCAACTCCAGGGCGGCCTGGAAG
Proteins encoded in this region:
- a CDS encoding FAD-binding oxidoreductase; the encoded protein is MLAILRDLETTGAAIAAIFQAALELGGTLSGEHGIGLLKAPFFKAELGDDGLAVMESIKRILDPGNILNPGKMLLRCFTH
- a CDS encoding glycosyltransferase family 4 protein, with the protein product MLLSREIAIFTPNLLDWEGRKPVIGGLERYIRALAELLTDMGYKVSFHQNAHQDFQTTYLGWPVYGYQADPRRLNATVERMEKSVTGRVLYSSILQQVYYRPGSICISHGVWWEHPGFSPAQARAYYEGFVAAALAQARVIISCDYNFLNVARAIYPNLADRKIQVVPNFVDRERFYPREGRGGKRIRVLYPRRLSRERGFTLLQAVIPSLLAAYPELEFQFAIDTNTPRYLESFHAWRQGEAHNERLLYCHPDFDVMPGVYADADIVVIPTIFSEGTSFSCLEAMAMGKAIIATNVGGLTNLIIDNYNGLLIHPTGEYLTQALRFLIEHPGERTRLGNNAAATARVFDRKLWEARWRQFISKVYPLEKTLTGANARPSEL
- a CDS encoding glycosyltransferase family 2 protein, with the protein product MPKLTAMMIVRNEANRYLERCLRAMSGYVDEIIILDDASSDATPDICLSFPAVKLHRRETSLFLIDESRLRQELWYYTVATRPEWILALDADELLEDRATRELPYLLRQELFPAVAFRLFDCWGGEEYYRVDGLWNPWFRNFSIYLVKYQPHLPAAWPAQTFHCGRLPLAYRHLPYLESDLRIKHLGWANPAEIRPKYQRAVGQDPTFKYQPREHYESILWPPEKIQLEKWR
- a CDS encoding DUF401 family protein codes for the protein MDGLKLLAVFGLIMIFLGRRAPLGPVMLGGSLLLAALYHAGPKDFLGMAWRATRDPATLELELILALIMLFEHLLGQQGYLERMLKSLRGLIHSPRVVMALLPAFIGLMPSAGGALFSAPLVGRAASSTMAAEEKSFINFYYRHIWEYFLPLYPGVLLASHLSGLPLPRLIAALAPYGLIVVLLGIPALRRVKIETVEENKGTREGNDPGEDNGARASNREENQPAPRRALVAELLGSILPVLVVVSLVLFFQVKVGLAVGSVLLILLLRHRYTPARLWRLCREALAVKTLLLVWVVMLFKQVLVDTRSVDGLPQLLALLPVPDFVIFGLISFLVGMLTGLTVAYIGIAFPIVMAAVGGQMSIPLTVFVFVTGFAGNMLTPMHLCLALTVDYFKADLRRVLRLMAGPEAALLAVAVVAYLVF